The genomic segment AAATGCTAAGAGATTTATCTCTCTGGTCTATGGGCTCACTCGCTGGCGGAAGCTGGGGTAATATCGCTTTAGCCGCAGTGACACTCGTGGCGCTTTTCGTGTACTTCTACCGAAAATCCATGGCACTCAATGCGCTGCTATTGGGTGAATCCGAAGCCAAGCATTTGGGCATCAATGTGCAAGCCCTCAAACGCCAGCTTATCCTGCTAACGGCAATTGGTGTGGGTGTAACGGTGAGTATCGCAGGGATGATTGGTTTTATCGGCTTAGTCATTCCGCATCTGTGTCGTATGCTATCCGGTCCAGATCATCGAACACTGCTCCCTTTGTCTGCTCTGCTCGGAGCCCTTTTACTGACCGCCGCAGATATGTTTGCCAGAGTCGCTGTCACTCCTGCTGAACTGCCTGTCGGTATTGTTACCGCAATTGTAGGCGCGCCTTTCTTCTTATATTTATTGCTTCAACAAAAAGGGCGAATTCTATGATTACCGGCGAGTCAAATCGTGCATTATCTGTCTCTAATGTGTCGATCAAGTTTGGGCATCAAGTCATCCTCGATAACCTCGACATAAGCCTTTACTCAGGTCAAGTGACGGCGTTGCTTGGACCAAACGGCGCAGGCAAAAGTACACTGCTTAAATTACTTTGTGGCGAAACGACTTCTTCATGTGAAGTAAAATATTTCGGAGAGACTCGAGAGAAGTGGGGACCTGAAAAGCTTTCCAAACACCTTGGCTTGCTCCCGCAACATAGTACGCTTTCTTTCCCTTTTTTAGCACAAGAAGTCGTAGAGTTAGGGGCAATTCCTCTTGATACGACCCATCGTGAAACCAAGCAACTTGCTCAGCAATATATGCAAAGAGCCGATGTCACTCATCTCGCCGATAGACTCTATCCATCCCTGTCTGGGGGCGAGAAACAACGCGTCCATCTTGCAAGAGTGTTGACCCAGCTGCATCATGCTGGCGACAAAAAGATTTTGATGTTAGACGAGCCAACTTCGGCACTGGATCTTGCTCATCAGCACAATACGTTAGCGCTGGCAAAGGAGCTTGCCGAGCAGGGCTGTGCCGTGGTTATCGTGCTGCATGATCTGAACTTAGCGGCGCAATATTCCGACCGAATCTTGGTACTTAATAACGGGAAAATCGTCGCTGATGGTACGCCTTGGCAGACCATTACCAGTAAAATGATTGCCGACGTATATGGCTATGAAACCCTCATTAATAGCCACCCTGAAAAAGATATTCCCGTGGTATTACCTAAATAAGAAAACCGAAATAAAAAGTCGAAATAAAAAAGAGCCGATACATGTATCGGCTCTTTTCAACTGTGTTCGCAGACTACTGAATCTATCGGCTTAATTGAATTAATGAACGCCCCATTAACCACTCAAGCTCTTTATCACTACCTTCACCGTAACGAGTCTCAACTAATTTATACAAGCGGGCAATGCCTTGCTGAGCGAACTCGTGAGAGGTTTCCGATGTGACGACATGGTGGAACAGTAATCTTAAAATCGCTAAAAACTCAGAATCTTCTAGTGCAGCGACCCAGCTTTTGCTAAAGCCTTCCATACCCTGTTCGAACTCCAAGTGTTCAATGAACATCTTAAAAATTCGACCATCAAGTGCGGCAGTAAAATCCGTTTTTTTAGGGAAGTGGTGACTAATCCCCGTACGCGAAATCCCCGTCTGCTGACTCAATGTTGTGTATGACATTTTGTCGTAACCTAGGCGGATGATTTGATCCACGACGGCTTCCATAATTTTCTGAATCGTGATTTCAGTATCTTCTTTGCTACGCTTTGGCATATCTAAAGTTCTTCCCTTATCGGTTGTCTTGCGATCACTGTATGCTATACCATAATTAAAGCACACTCATAGGAAATTACTATTATTAGTGGTGACAATTTGTAACGAATTGACCCAGAAATGACAGAAATAGTGGACTTTCTCAATGAGTTAATACAAAGACAAACCATTCTTTTATAAAACAAATACGTTACCTTATTACATTCTATAAAGTGTACCATCTATCAACTCACGATGTTCCATCCCAGCAATAATTCCCTTATCACCCAGCCATTTATGTGATCGAAATCACTGTTAAACATCTAAAAATACGCATGCAGTTTCATCCTAAAGCCTAACCAACCGCCAGAATAATCTTCATTATTGGTAACTAAAATTGATCTTATTGCCGATATATTGCTGGATACCGTGATAACACAGAGATAGAATGAGGGCATATTTTGTAAGAGGTATCAACATGTCTAATACATACGAAGAGCCAACAGTATGTGACGCTTGTGGCGTTGCAGGCGAAATGGGTTTTGTGATCAAAGAAGGTGATGAAGTCGCACAGGTACAACTGTTTGCGGAATCCAAAGCTCAACTCGAAGCAGAAATTCAAAAGTACATTGAATTGGCTCAGTCAGTCTCTGCGCAAGTTCAGTACGATTTGACTGAACTTACTGAAGAATCAAAACAATTGACCGCTCAATTTAAATTTGAAGTCAGTGCAGAAAAGCTAATTTTCGAACTAAAGACCCGCTCTTTAGCGTAAAATTATCTCTGCCTGTAAAGCGAGCGATATGCTCGCTTTAATTTTATCTGACAGTAACACTTTAAGACTGAGCTCGAGATGTTCAAACGTTCCTTCGCATTGCTTGTTACCACAGCGCTATTACCCTGTTTGAGTGTTGCAGAGCCGTTATCGCGCCACCAGTTACTCAATCACTTAGATAGCTACGGCAACCTAGACCTGCGCAGCCGTCAATTTGCCCAGTTACCCGACAACCTCACTGTGAGCGGTAACCTCGATATTTCTCGAACGCGAATACAATCCCTACCCAAGCAACTGATTGTTCAGGGAAGCCTTAAAGCGCAAGACTGTCAATTGGTCACTATTCCAACTGGCACGCAAATATTGGGCTATGTGGATTTATCTCGAAGCAAACTGACCTCATGGCCAAGAGGCTTTGTTCCTGGTGGCTATGTCAGCCTGAATGATACGCCAATCAAACAGCTCCCTAATAATATGCGTATCAAAGGCGATTTAAGTCTATTACGAACTCCCCTCACACGACTCCCAGAAAACCTATATGTTCAGGGTGACCTCTATATTGGGGGATCAAATATTTCTGAGTTTCCAACCACCATGACAGTGGGAGGCAACATTTACCTTGGCGGAAATAAAATAACTCAATGGCCAGAGACGTTGAATTTAGGGGGCGCTGTCGCACCTTAATGGAAGTGATTGCTGCCGTTCTTCAAGCGAGTTGTTGGAGTGAGTTCTTGCAGTGAGTTATTGGCGATAGTTCTCGAAGATAATGCTTGAAGATAATGAAAGTTCTCACCATTAGGCTTTAATAGCAATAGGTTGTTCACTAAGGAGATCACCGTCGCTCACTCGGTTTCTACCTTGTTCTTTCGCTTGATAGAGTGCTTTATCAGCCCTACTTACCAAGGAGTCCCAAAGTTCATTTTGGTTGAGTTGAGCCACTCCAAAACTGCACGTCACTGTCTGTCCCGCTATTTCGTTTTGAGGGATCAGAAGAACTTGTTTTCTAATCGTCTCCGCTAACTCGATGGCACTGTCTAGATTTGCTCCATCGATAACAATCATGACCTCATCGCCACCGAACCGGAATGCCGTAGCATCAGCGTTAATTTGCTGGCGAATCACTTCCGACACCTTACGCAATACTCTATCACCAACGATATGACCACAGTCGTCATTAATGCGCTTAAAGCGATCAACATCCAGCATAATGATGCTCATGGGTTTTAATCGCATCAAACGACCCGCAAAACGTTTTCTAACATGCATTTCAAGAGCACGACGATTTCTTAATTTAGTCAAAGGGTCGAAATAAGACAACTCATGAATCGACTGCACTAACCGCGCATACAGCAACCAGAGCATACTAAAACTGATCGAAACCACCAAAATGATACTAAACAGGAAGGTCAACTGATGAACCATTCCCGTTTCCATATAGTCGTCAATCTCTGCAGAAAGGAAGGTATAAATGGTACGAAACAACATATACAAGCCAAAAAAAGCAAATGACCCTGAAAGCATATTAACCGCAAGTTTAAAGTCATTGCGTTGGCCTTTGTAAACGACATACGCAGTCGTTATACAAATCGTCGATAAATAGAAACTGATGATCATTACCCGAGCTCTGGTCGAAGGAAACTGGGTAGTAAAATAAACTAAAAAGGTAATGACGAGCGGCAGACCGGTTGCAACCGCAAAAGCCATGTTTTTGTTGTATTGTCGAATAATGCACAAACTGTACAAATTCAATTGAAAAGCCATCAGTATAATGAGATTGCCGACAACAATGCTCGCCCAATCAGGCACGACTCCTCGCAGACCAATAAGCATTGGTCCTAAGCCTATACCTAAAATAGCCACTGCAAACATGGTGAGACCAGAAACTCTCAATTGAGTTCTCTGAAACAACATAAAGCCGAGCGCGTAAATAAAGGAGAACAAAATTATAATGAAATTAAGCGTTCTCATGTCGAGAGAAAACGCGTCCATGCAGGTACCTCGAATGGTCATTGAAACTAAAATCTAAACACCACGCGCTAAACTCATTCTTATACCCAAGTTACCTCAAGATGCAGAGTTTCAGAGGTGACTTGGGTATCTATAGCGACCTGTATCTTCCAGGACAACAACGGCGCACACTATGCACTATAGTTTATAAATCCAAGTCACTTGTCGATATTAGTATTAATAACACTGATAATATTATTTTTTGTGACAAAAATCACAGACAGTAACCTCTTGAGTTCATCAATAACCCTATGAAGTTTGGGTGAATTTTAACTTTTCTCCGTTAAGGCGTTGATAGAAGAGCAATACACGTTGGGTACGTTGGTTTAGATTGCTTCGGCGGGCTTTTTTTAACTACTTTCACTTTGGGTTTATCGACCGCCGTTTTAGGTTTAGCCGTGGGTCGCCATGAAGCTAATTCAGCACCACAGCCATCCCCTTTGGGCGGGACCGCCTGTTCAATACATTCGCTACTGTTTTCTGGGCAGTTAAGTCTGACGTGAAAATGATAATAGTGTCCCCACCAGGGTCTGACTTTTCTTAACCAATCGCGTTGCTTCCACTCCTGCTCACACAATTTATTTTTGATCAGTGGATGGACAAAAATACGGGCAACACGGGGATCGTCGGCTGCTAACTGCAACAATAGCGAGTGATTATCTGTCCATTTATCTTCTTTAAAACGATAGTTTTTAATATCGACAACGGGATATGGCGTGGGATCTTGTAACTGGTTGGCTTCAAGAGGGGCTAATGGTAATCGCAGCCAAATGTCAGCGTCTAAACCGGTTTGATGGCTCGTGTGCCCAGAGGTAAATCGTCCCCCTCTCGGCATTGCTATATCGCCCACTAATAACTGCCCTACGCCCAACCTTTGAGTTTTGTTGGCTAAGTCAGTGAGATAACGAATCATACTCGTATGCCCATAGTAACGGTTTCGATTGCTGCGAATCACTTGATAGCCATCACCACTCAGCGCTAAACTTTTTCCTCCGACAAGACAACCATTAGCATAACTGCCGATAGCATCAGAAGTCCCCTGAGTGGGTGTCAGTACTTCTGACCAAGTTTGATAACCAGCGTATGCCGCTTCCAAGGGCAAGCATATTAAGCTTAAGGCAAGCCACCATGCACGCAGCTTTACCTTGCTAATGAGTGCGTTAGTTCTATCAATCATAGCTCTTTCAACAATAGCTCTTTCGCTAATGGCTCTTTCGATAATAGCTCTTTCGCAAATAGATTTTTCGCAAACTGTACTCATACTTTTGCCTCGTACCTGTGGTGTCAACAACGCCATCATTAGGATAGGAAACTTTACGGTCGTTTTTTTGCAAAGGATAATAAATAAAGTCAGTGAGACTAAATAACAAGACATTCAGCCCATTGTCCCATGGACTGAATGACAGCAGCGTCTGAGGTTTTAGTCTTGCGTGCTGTGGATGAACAACTAGATTAATGCTGCTTTTTCGAGGTAACGGTCGACTAACAAGCGATAGGCTTGCTTTTGACTGTCGGAAATAAAACTGGCCTCTATTGCATTAATGGTGAACTGAGCCAACTCTTGCATGGTGATCGTATGCGCATTGGCTACCGCGTTAAAATTGTCGGTCATATACCCACCAAAGTATGCCGGATCATCGGAATTAATCGTGACCGCAACCCCTTGTCGCAACAACTCAACAATATTGTGCTGCTGCATGTTATCAAAGACACAAAGCTTTATATTAGACAGCGGACAAACGGTGAGCGGCATCTTTGAGGCTATCAAACGTGCCAGCAAAGATTCACTGTCAACACAACGTACCCCATGATCAACCCGACTCACGCCCAGTAACTCGATTGAATCGACGATATTTTGTGCTGGTCCTTCTTCCCCTGCATGAGCAACCGTCAAAAAACCCTGTTCTCTAGCTTGTTCAAACACACGTTGAAACTTCTCGGGTGGATGACCCAGTTCCGAAGAATCAAGTCCGACAGCCACGATTTTGTCTTTGTACGGCAAGGCTTGTCTCAGCGTCTCTATCGCCTGCTCCTCTGACAAATGGCGCAGAAAACACATAATCAAGTTTGATGATATTCCAAGTTGTTGCTGCCCTGCCTTTAAAGCAGCATCAATACCTTCAATCACAGTCTCAAAAGCAACACCTCTATCAGTATGCGTTTGCGGATCAAAAAAGATTTCTGTGTGAATAACATTGTCTTGCTTGCATCTTTGCAGGTAAGCCCAAGTCAGGTCATAAAAATCCTGCTTCTGCTGCAATACACCCGCACCTTGATAGTAAATGTCTAAAAACGATTGTAAGTCTTCGAACTCATAGGCCTTCCTAAGCGCTTCTGGCGATGCGTATGGCAAAGAAATTTGGTTTCTCTGCGCCAAGCTAAATAGAAGTTCCGGTTCAAGAGAGCCTTCAATATGTATATGAAGTTCTACTTTAGGAAGAGATTGAATAAATGTTTTCATAATTGCCCTTAATACACCAGATAGACTGACTCTAAGTATAGGTAGTATTAAGAGAAAACTGGCTTAGCTACTACAAAGAGTCAGGAAAAATTAATTACCTTTACTCTTCGTAATCAGCACTTTACGGGGACTGGTAGAAACCCCCAAACCATATCATTGGGGTTATACGAAGCAAACCCGATCACTATAACCGAGCTTGCTTTTGAAAAAAAGTAAACCGTTGAAGTTAATCGTAATTAACGATTATAAATATTCACAAAGATAAGCCGTCGCCACTTTAACTTCTACGTCGAAGAAAGAGTCTCCAGTGACATTGAAAGCGTCACCAGCCTTAAAGCTTGCCCACTCTTGTTCGCCTTCACGTTTAACGATCAACTCACCTTTTACTACGGTCATTTTTTCTGGCTTGCCTGTACCAAATTGATAAGTGCCCGGCAACATGACACCAACACTGCTCTCGCCATCATCTTGTCTAAAAGCAAGCGACTTGACCTGAGCGTCAAAATAGCTATTTTCCTTAATCATACGACTTTCCTAAATTAATAACCGAATTGGATTTATGGTTTTACCGCACTAAATCTATTAAAACAAGTTGTTATTTAATTGAGCCTTCTGTAATTTAATTAACAATCCCATTCGCTCAGTAATATTGGATTTAGACACAGGAAGGTGTGCGTTGTGGCAGTTTATAGGGACAGTCGACAAACCTACATGATGATTGGCTTAGGTACGATCTTTCTCTCTTTAGTGATCATTATCGTGATGGCCTTTGTAACCAGCAAAGGAACCTACGTTGCGCCAGATAATATCCATGGTGAATGGATAGAAATTGGTACACCTAACCAGCAAACAGAGGTGTTGCAATTTTCTGACCGTGGCGTTCATCGAGACTACAAACTTATTGCGACCAAATACCAATTCAATGGTCGAATTGCCACCGTTAAAACCGGTAGTGGACTGTGGGTTTATGAAAAAGTGGGGTCAAAAAGTTCCCCGCAATTGCGCCGCATTACACCTCGCATGCCACCACAACGATTTATACTCAAAGGTTACCAGCATACCCTTTCTGGTAGTTCAAGTGGCTCTGGCACCAACAGGCGTGACGCCGTTAAAAAACACTTTGGCGACTAATAATCCGCTTAGGAGTGAAAAAGAGCTAGAGCTGATATTTAATTTCCATTATTATCGAAATACTCTGTTAACTGTCGTTAGGCTTTCTATTATGCAAATCGAAACTGCTGCTAAAGCTCTTAAAGAACTCGGTCATGTCACTCGTCTAGCAATCTACCGCCAAATCGTCAAAGCAGGGCATAAAGGCATCCCCGTCGGTGAAATTCAAGAACGATTACAGATCCCTGCCTCCACACTTTCCCACCACATATCCAGTCTTGCGTCTGCTCAACTGCTCGAACAACGCCGTGAAGGTAGAGTCTTGTATTGTGTCGCCAAATATAACCATCTAGAACAAGTGATCGGTTTTCTTCAGGACGAGTGCTGCGTTGACGAATCTTGCTAATAACCAGGAAACTTAACCACTTAATAAATAAGGAAAAAGAACCAAATTAGTGACATGAGTCACGATAAATCGCCTAAATGCCATTTATTTTCATTTTCGGTTAACACTTGTCTTATTTCATTACATAATCCTCATTCGTTTAATTACGCAAGCAGCGCGTACACACCAAAAAATCAAGGACGTAAAAGGTGATATTAAAATGAGGCTTAAAGACTTATCGATCCGTACCAAGTTACAGGGGATCGTTGTTATCGCTATGTTGATTCTTTTCTCAACAGGTATTATTAACCTGATCGTGCAAAATAATGTCAACTATGAACAACGAAAATCTTCAGTCAAAAGTAATGTAGAGATTGCAACAAATCTCGTTAGATACTACCAAAAGCAAGCTTCATCCATGGGTCTAGAGCAAGCCCAGCAAGCCGCAAAACAAGCCATAAAATCTCTCCGCTACGATGGCAATAACTACTTTTGGATCACCGATGGTAGCAATCGAATTGTAATGCACTCTACCCGCCCTGAACTCGATGGTGTTAATGCAACATCTAAGACTGATTCGAAAGGCAAATTGATGTGGCAAGAGATGAGCAACATTGCCAAAACTCAACAACAAGGCTTCCTTACTTACCACTGGCGCAATGCAAAAGGAGTAGACGATGAAAAAGTCTCCTTTGTTAGTTACGTTGCAGAATGGAATTGGATTATTGGCTCCGGCGTGCAGACCTCTGATATTCAAGCCGCCTTTAATTCAAGTATATGGGAAGAGATCATTATTAACTCACTCGCTGCACTTTTGCTTATTGTCATCTGTTTAGCCGTCGCTCGAAATATCATTATTCCTATCGAAGACTTAGTGAAGGATGTCAAGCAGATCGCTAACGGTCAACTGAGCATAAAAAACAAACAACAACGTGGTGATGAGATTGGTACCTTAGCAACCGAGCTACAGCGTATGGTGTCCGTGCTCAACAGCACAATAGATACCGCAAAAGTTTCGTCGCAATCATCCAGCATGCTCTCAAGCAGCCTTGCCGCCGCCAGTGAACAGACCTCCACCAGCATCCAATCTCAAAGCGAACAGCTTGAGCAATTGTCAGCGGCAATGAATGAAATGACGAGTACCATTCAAAATATCGCTTCAAATTGCGACCAAACAGCAAGCGCGACGGAAGAAAGCAAAGAATATGCGGCGAAAGGGAGTCGCAGTATGGGCTATACCCTAACCAATATTGCAGCCGTTTCCGACGACATTAATAATACCCAACAACTGATGGAAGCATTGCAGCAAGGCGTTAATGATATTGGCAATGTGCTTGTCGTGATTGATGAAGTGTCAGAGCAAACCAACCTACTGGCGCTGAATGCAGCGATTGAAGCGGCTCGTGCTGGAGAGCAGGGGCGTGGGTTTGCTGTCGTTGCGGATGAAGTTCGCAACCTAGCCAGTCGAACTCAAGAGTCAACGACTCAGGTACAGACAACGATTGAACAACTGAATCAGCGTACGGCAAGCGTTATCGCGGTGATGTCTTCTAATCAAGCAAAAATCTCTGAGAGTGTTGAGCTAGCGACTCAAACACAAGAAGAGTTAAATACCGCCGTTATCCAGCTCAACAGCAGTCACGATATGGTTTCTCAAATCGCCGCAGCTGCCGAGCAGCAAGGTATCGTTGCCAACGACATCAATGAAAGTGTCAACGTCGTTCACCTATCAATTAACGAAATTCGCCAAGCCAGCTTGAGCTTAGCGGAACAGTCTCAATCAATGGCCGAAGCCAGTGATGACTTAAACCAAAAGCTCGGTTACTTCAGCTAACCGTTGCACCAACAAAAAGCGATGCGGTTTTAGCGCGTCGCTTTCTTTATATCTCAACGGTATTTTTACCGTGATGCAAATTTGGAAAAGCGCATCACCTTAACAACCACCCATCACCCTAACAACCACTCACGATAGCACCCGTGTGATACACCTCTGCGCTGGCTTTGTTAATGTAAAAAGCATAACAACCCTCAGACTGCAAAGTGTAGCCTCTGGGCCAAATGTAAGAAGCTCTGTCTAACCCACCATTGGAGTCGAGTGGGAAACCAGGCACTTCAACGTAGTTTCCCTTGCCAACGTACATATTGCCTAAGATACAAAACTCCGGTTCATCGCATGGATCTTCCCACCAGTTGCGGGTCCAAGAGCTAGGAACATCAATATGCAACAAAGCCCTTAACGTATCGGCGCTGGCCGCTGGCATATTGCCCGTTAAAGAAATGTTCTCTCCGGCATAATCAATGGATTGGGTCGCATTATCAATGATGATACGTGACTCTGCCAATTTAAGTGAGGAAGCGAGGGCAGCACTGACACCTTCAACCGTCGCCTGCTTTGAGTCTTGCTGTAAATTCAAAAAGCGCGGAGCAGCAATCACGGCTAAAACGGCCATTATCACAATCGAAATTACCATTTCGATTAAGGTAAAACCTCTAAGATGATAGGTTGTCATGCGCAGCTCCCCTCCATGGATCATTGTCTATTGCCACAACTTAAGCTTACGCATGTTACAAAACATCAACAATTTAGTAAACTTTAAACCTACCATCTTTGGAATTAGTGCAATACCAACCTAGTACTGAATTACCACATTAGATCATCAGGAACGACATATTGTGCATAAGGGTCGTCTTCTTCAGCAACCTCAGTCGTTGCCGCTTCATTTTGAATTACCGCTTCGCTGTCACGCTCAAGGATCTTGTTTGCCACAACCGTAGGGATAACCGCATAGCCTTGTTCTAGGCGAGCAATCGTCAGTACACCCTGACTTAACTGTTTCTGGATATCCGCTTTCACATAGACCGACTTGACCAAGCTACCGTCGGTAAAATTGTATTTGATATCACCATCACCTAAATCTATCTGATTAAGCGTAATAAGCTGCTTAACCTGAGCTTGCATCTCTTTCGACAATTTAACCTGGTCGCGCTGTTTATTTAGCGCCTGATCTCGCTGCTTTTGTTCAGTTTTGTTCTGCAACACCGCCTCTTTGGCTTCACGCGCCTGCACACGAGATTTCTTTGAACCTTTTTTGGCTTTTTTAAGTTTCTTCTCGTTGACCAGACCCGCTTTTAGCATCTGCTCTTGTAGTGAGAGTTTAGACATTAGATAACCCTTAACTTATTCCATCGACATATCCCCAAGTAACCTCAAGATGCGAGGTCACTTGGGGATAGTGGCAAATGTTCCCAAGAAACCTGCTTCTAAGCAAGCTATTCACCACAAATTCTTGGTTTTTTATACCGGTATGGATAAGACCATGTTATCCATTGATATATCCCCAAATTACCGCAAGGTGCAGAGTTCAGAGGTAACTTGGGATAGACCTTATCGCCAGCTTCGTTTGACGATAGATTAGGCAGCCACATGCTAATCATGCCTGACCTTTGTTCATGTGTTTGTTCATGACTTGTACAGGCAACAAAATAAACCGCATGATTTACACTAATTCTGTTTGCATATTGATACATGAATAAATACACTTTTCGTGATGGATAAAAATTAAAAATTCTTAACGACAAACACCCCATCGTCAGGAAATTAGACTAGTGGCGCAAGATAATACCAAACAAGACTCCGATACTCCGATACAACGCTCGGCTCAAACCTTAAACAGTACCGATGCTCTATCACTGATAGAACATGGTGGTGACATCACGATCACGATCACCACTCCGGTTGGAACATCATTTCGTTGTAACAGTCAGTTCATCGGCTGTCACACAGACAACAAGATCCTGATTGAAATACCCAATATTGACGACAGCGATGTCAAATATTTCTTTCAAGAAGGCTTTTGGCTCACCATTCGTGCTATCTCTCAACGTGGCGAAGGTGGTGTGGTGCAGTTTCGTTCGCAACTCATGCACATTATTGAGGAGCCGATCAGGTTACTCGCACTCTCAGTCCCTCAATCAATGCAAGTGACGAATCTACGCAAAGAGCCAAGGTATGACTTAAATCTTGGTGGGCAATTAGAGGTAGGTGAACGCCGAGTTCAGTGCGAACTCAGAGACATGTCAAAAAGTGGTTGCCGCTTTATTCTTCCAGCTCTGGGCAAATCGCTCGATATTGGACAACCTGTTGCGATCCATGTCCAATCTTCGGCGGGCAAATCCCGTTTTTTCCCTCCTCTCTCTGGACTGATTTGTAACCTACAAAAATTCAATCACTACATCGCGTATGGAATTAAATTTGATACGCCGGGAGAGCGCAATGGGAAAGCGCTATTGGCGCAATTAAAATTTGATGGCACTAAATTGAAACTCCGATCCTAGCAAGGTTCGAAATGATAACCACCTACTGAAGTCGGTGCTTTAGGGCTGAAAATGAAAAAGAGAGCCTTTTTGCTCTCTTCTTCACTTCATTGGCGTTACTTTCAGGTCATTATTGCTACATTGCACATAGCTACATAGCTACTTCTTAAGCGCATTCAGCCTTGCTTGAGCAATACCAAATACGGTATCAATCGGATAGCTTCCTTCTAAAGAAGGTGTGCCCGCTAACTTACCCGTAAATAACTCAACGGCCTCGGTCACATGCTCAATCGCCCAGATATGAAACTCACCTTTATCGACCGCTTTAACGATATCAGCACGTAACATCAAGTTATGGACGTTCGATTTTGGTATCACCACACCCTGCGTGGAAGACCGTCCTTTAATCTTACAGACATCAAAGAAGCCTTCGATCTTCTCATTGACGCCACCAATAGGTTGAGATTCTCCAAACTGATTCATTGAGCCAGTTATGGCAATATCTTGACGATTAGGTTGTCCAGAAAACGCCGATACGACCGCACAAAACTCAGCCATGCTGGCAGAGTCGCCATCGACGCCACCATAAGACTGCTCAAAGGTAATCGTCGTCGTGAGTGGGACTTTGGCTGTTTTACCAAACACCGAGGATAAATAGGCCGTCAAAATCATGACCCCTTTGGAGTGAATACTCCCACCAAGATCGACGCTTCTTTCAATATCAATAACCTCACCGTCTCCATAGGAAGTAGTCGCCGTGATACGGTTTGGCGCACCAAACATATGGTCGCTGGTCGCAAGCACAGAAAGAGCATTGACCTGACCTATCGCTTCCCCGTCGGTTTTGATCAAAGTGGTGCCATTGATAAACCCTTGCATCACACTATCTTGCAGACGGTTGACTCGCATTTTCTGATATTCCAGTGCCTGTTCAACATGCCCCGCTCGAATAAGGTTAGATTTGGCATTTCGAGCCACATAGTTCGACTCTCTCAGTAAGTTAGCGATATGCGCAGAATGTAGGGAGAGTTTATTCTGCTCACCTG from the Vibrio hippocampi genome contains:
- a CDS encoding GGDEF domain-containing protein — translated: MLFQRTQLRVSGLTMFAVAILGIGLGPMLIGLRGVVPDWASIVVGNLIILMAFQLNLYSLCIIRQYNKNMAFAVATGLPLVITFLVYFTTQFPSTRARVMIISFYLSTICITTAYVVYKGQRNDFKLAVNMLSGSFAFFGLYMLFRTIYTFLSAEIDDYMETGMVHQLTFLFSIILVVSISFSMLWLLYARLVQSIHELSYFDPLTKLRNRRALEMHVRKRFAGRLMRLKPMSIIMLDVDRFKRINDDCGHIVGDRVLRKVSEVIRQQINADATAFRFGGDEVMIVIDGANLDSAIELAETIRKQVLLIPQNEIAGQTVTCSFGVAQLNQNELWDSLVSRADKALYQAKEQGRNRVSDGDLLSEQPIAIKA
- a CDS encoding heme ABC transporter ATP-binding protein, encoding MITGESNRALSVSNVSIKFGHQVILDNLDISLYSGQVTALLGPNGAGKSTLLKLLCGETTSSCEVKYFGETREKWGPEKLSKHLGLLPQHSTLSFPFLAQEVVELGAIPLDTTHRETKQLAQQYMQRADVTHLADRLYPSLSGGEKQRVHLARVLTQLHHAGDKKILMLDEPTSALDLAHQHNTLALAKELAEQGCAVVIVLHDLNLAAQYSDRILVLNNGKIVADGTPWQTITSKMIADVYGYETLINSHPEKDIPVVLPK
- a CDS encoding DUF2850 domain-containing protein — encoded protein: MAVYRDSRQTYMMIGLGTIFLSLVIIIVMAFVTSKGTYVAPDNIHGEWIEIGTPNQQTEVLQFSDRGVHRDYKLIATKYQFNGRIATVKTGSGLWVYEKVGSKSSPQLRRITPRMPPQRFILKGYQHTLSGSSSGSGTNRRDAVKKHFGD
- a CDS encoding TetR/AcrR family transcriptional regulator, coding for MPKRSKEDTEITIQKIMEAVVDQIIRLGYDKMSYTTLSQQTGISRTGISHHFPKKTDFTAALDGRIFKMFIEHLEFEQGMEGFSKSWVAALEDSEFLAILRLLFHHVVTSETSHEFAQQGIARLYKLVETRYGEGSDKELEWLMGRSLIQLSR
- a CDS encoding pyrimidine/purine nucleoside phosphorylase — translated: MIKENSYFDAQVKSLAFRQDDGESSVGVMLPGTYQFGTGKPEKMTVVKGELIVKREGEQEWASFKAGDAFNVTGDSFFDVEVKVATAYLCEYL
- a CDS encoding YfcZ/YiiS family protein — translated: MSNTYEEPTVCDACGVAGEMGFVIKEGDEVAQVQLFAESKAQLEAEIQKYIELAQSVSAQVQYDLTELTEESKQLTAQFKFEVSAEKLIFELKTRSLA
- the mepA gene encoding penicillin-insensitive murein endopeptidase, which encodes MIDRTNALISKVKLRAWWLALSLICLPLEAAYAGYQTWSEVLTPTQGTSDAIGSYANGCLVGGKSLALSGDGYQVIRSNRNRYYGHTSMIRYLTDLANKTQRLGVGQLLVGDIAMPRGGRFTSGHTSHQTGLDADIWLRLPLAPLEANQLQDPTPYPVVDIKNYRFKEDKWTDNHSLLLQLAADDPRVARIFVHPLIKNKLCEQEWKQRDWLRKVRPWWGHYYHFHVRLNCPENSSECIEQAVPPKGDGCGAELASWRPTAKPKTAVDKPKVKVVKKSPPKQSKPTYPTCIALLSTP
- a CDS encoding adenosine deaminase, with product MKTFIQSLPKVELHIHIEGSLEPELLFSLAQRNQISLPYASPEALRKAYEFEDLQSFLDIYYQGAGVLQQKQDFYDLTWAYLQRCKQDNVIHTEIFFDPQTHTDRGVAFETVIEGIDAALKAGQQQLGISSNLIMCFLRHLSEEQAIETLRQALPYKDKIVAVGLDSSELGHPPEKFQRVFEQAREQGFLTVAHAGEEGPAQNIVDSIELLGVSRVDHGVRCVDSESLLARLIASKMPLTVCPLSNIKLCVFDNMQQHNIVELLRQGVAVTINSDDPAYFGGYMTDNFNAVANAHTITMQELAQFTINAIEASFISDSQKQAYRLLVDRYLEKAALI